Proteins encoded by one window of Anaerosalibacter sp. Marseille-P3206:
- the fni gene encoding type 2 isopentenyl-diphosphate Delta-isomerase — protein MKTRRDRKKEHIDFFLKTTHEQNTLFEDIYLEHNAIPELNFEEIDTLTYFVGKRVDYPIMINAITGGTEFSREINRYLSDIAYKFNIPIAVGSQTIGLDDAESAESFRVVRDTVKDGVVIANLSANMNLSQVKKAIEMIEADAVQLHLNVVQELVMKEGDREFRGILNNIGNIVENTHIPVIVKEVGFGISKDVALRLYDVGVRYIDISGKGGTNFIEIEGRRSEEKDFSDIYSWGIPTALSLLQCVDLKDDLNIISSGGIGDSQDVIKSLCIGAKMVGISGKILRILLEEGYDSAYNYVDEMTYKLKILMLLLGKKDVSQLKEVPYKIKGELKELIE, from the coding sequence ATGAAAACAAGAAGGGATAGGAAGAAGGAACATATTGATTTCTTCCTTAAAACTACTCATGAACAGAATACACTTTTTGAAGATATATATTTAGAACACAATGCAATTCCCGAGTTAAATTTTGAAGAAATAGATACATTAACTTATTTTGTAGGGAAAAGAGTAGATTATCCTATTATGATAAATGCCATTACAGGAGGAACAGAATTTTCCCGGGAAATAAATCGATACCTGTCGGACATTGCCTATAAGTTTAATATTCCAATAGCGGTAGGGTCACAAACAATTGGTCTAGATGATGCTGAAAGTGCTGAGTCTTTTAGAGTAGTAAGAGATACAGTTAAAGATGGAGTAGTAATAGCTAATTTAAGCGCTAATATGAACCTTAGTCAAGTTAAAAAGGCTATAGAAATGATAGAGGCCGATGCAGTACAACTTCATCTAAATGTAGTTCAGGAACTTGTCATGAAAGAAGGAGATAGGGAGTTTCGTGGGATACTCAACAATATAGGAAATATTGTTGAAAATACTCATATACCTGTAATAGTAAAAGAAGTAGGTTTTGGAATATCGAAGGACGTGGCTTTAAGGCTTTATGATGTTGGAGTGAGATATATAGATATTTCAGGAAAAGGTGGTACCAATTTCATTGAAATAGAAGGAAGAAGAAGTGAGGAAAAAGATTTTTCGGATATTTATTCTTGGGGAATTCCAACAGCATTAAGTCTTCTACAGTGTGTAGATTTAAAAGATGATTTAAATATTATCTCCAGTGGAGGAATAGGAGATTCTCAAGATGTGATAAAATCTCTATGTATAGGAGCCAAGATGGTTGGCATAAGTGGCAAGATATTGAGAATATTGCTAGAAGAAGGATATGATTCTGCATATAATTATGTAGACGAAATGACCTACAAGCTTAAAATATTAATGTTACTTTTAGGCAAAAAAGATGTTTCACAATTAAAAGAGGTACCATATAAGATTAAAGGTGAATTGAAAGAATTGATAGAATGA
- a CDS encoding LCP family protein, protein MKKKFFATFFISLLVFCLVYAGLGHFLKNSNNKEVAGEEGEEVEKEVKEFEEKNEILFLLLGVDAKDINQKGTRTDTMMLVNIDFESGKTKILSIPRDTRVDIRGLKGQRKINAAHANGGPELTVKTVKDLLGIELDYFVKVDYKAVKEVVDAIGGVTIDIPKDMYYSDPTADPPLLINLKKGEQQLLDGDKSLQFLRYRKGYKDADIGRIRAQQQFMKAFMEQALKPKNLLKLPKVVSAYYKYVDTNIPLGTLTKMAFSANKINTENMETATVPGEGKRIGKGDYYIYNEDELDTIVNNMFGNYVFK, encoded by the coding sequence ATGAAAAAGAAATTTTTTGCAACCTTTTTTATTTCATTATTAGTCTTTTGTTTAGTATATGCTGGTTTAGGACATTTTCTTAAAAATTCAAATAATAAAGAAGTAGCGGGAGAAGAAGGCGAAGAAGTAGAAAAAGAAGTTAAGGAATTTGAAGAAAAGAACGAAATCCTCTTTTTATTACTAGGAGTAGATGCTAAAGATATAAATCAAAAAGGTACAAGAACAGATACCATGATGTTAGTTAATATTGATTTTGAATCAGGAAAGACAAAGATTCTTTCTATTCCAAGAGATACTAGAGTAGACATACGAGGACTCAAAGGGCAAAGAAAAATCAATGCGGCTCATGCAAATGGCGGTCCTGAGTTAACAGTGAAAACTGTCAAAGACCTTTTAGGAATAGAATTAGACTACTTTGTAAAAGTTGACTATAAAGCAGTTAAGGAGGTAGTAGATGCTATTGGAGGAGTAACAATAGACATCCCTAAGGATATGTACTATTCAGATCCAACAGCAGATCCACCCCTTCTTATTAATTTAAAGAAAGGTGAACAACAGTTACTAGATGGAGATAAATCTTTACAGTTTCTAAGATATAGAAAAGGATATAAGGATGCAGATATAGGTAGAATAAGAGCTCAGCAACAATTCATGAAAGCATTTATGGAACAAGCATTAAAGCCTAAAAACTTACTAAAGCTACCTAAGGTGGTAAGTGCATATTACAAATATGTAGATACCAATATTCCTTTAGGTACATTGACAAAGATGGCTTTTAGTGCAAATAAAATAAATACTGAAAACATGGAAACAGCTACTGTTCCTGGAGAAGGTAAACGTATTGGCAAAGGAGATTATTATATATATAATGAAGATGAATTGGATACAATAGTTAATAATATGTTTGGTAATTATGTATTTAAATAG
- a CDS encoding cation:proton antiporter, giving the protein MHMLFYLGIILFTGMIMAKILSKFKLPNVTGYLIAGLIIGPSVLGIIPQESSDKLSIISEAALSFIAYSIGSEFNIQNLKRLGKGIITITVFEALTAVALVDLVMIFVLKQSIPFSLVLGAIAAATAPAATLMVIRQYKAKGPLVNTLLPVVAIDDAVGIIAFGISTTIAKALVSNTESISIVKIIFIPLLEIFFALLIGFIMGILLTYLCKKAKGEDGLLSLVIATLFATAGIAISLELSSLLACMMVGATLTNLDPNNKKAFTTVERFTPPVLISFFTIAGVQLNLSILKEVGLIGIVYVIVRVVGKMLGAFLGSKIANFPKTVQKYLGFTLIPQAGVAIGLSMVAQNTLPSPYGAQARTIVLAGTVIYELVGPMITKIALIKAGEIEVGK; this is encoded by the coding sequence ATGCATATGTTATTTTACTTAGGTATAATACTATTTACAGGTATGATTATGGCAAAGATATTGTCAAAATTTAAACTACCTAATGTAACAGGTTATTTGATAGCAGGCCTTATAATAGGCCCATCGGTCCTAGGTATTATTCCGCAAGAAAGTTCGGACAAGCTTTCTATAATATCTGAGGCTGCTCTTTCTTTTATTGCTTATAGTATTGGTAGTGAATTCAATATACAAAACTTGAAAAGACTGGGGAAGGGTATTATAACTATTACAGTTTTTGAAGCACTTACAGCAGTAGCTTTAGTTGATTTAGTTATGATATTTGTTTTAAAACAATCTATTCCTTTTAGTTTAGTTTTGGGAGCTATAGCAGCTGCTACTGCACCAGCAGCTACACTAATGGTTATTCGTCAATATAAGGCAAAAGGTCCTTTAGTTAATACATTACTTCCAGTAGTAGCCATAGATGATGCTGTAGGGATAATTGCTTTTGGTATATCTACAACTATTGCAAAGGCTTTAGTTTCTAATACAGAAAGTATTTCAATTGTAAAAATAATATTTATTCCTCTATTAGAAATATTTTTTGCTTTGCTTATAGGTTTTATTATGGGAATACTTTTAACTTACTTATGTAAAAAAGCAAAAGGAGAAGACGGACTCCTTTCATTAGTTATTGCCACACTTTTCGCAACTGCAGGTATTGCTATTAGTTTAGAACTATCATCTCTGTTGGCCTGCATGATGGTAGGAGCAACACTAACTAATTTAGATCCAAATAACAAAAAAGCTTTTACTACAGTAGAAAGATTTACACCACCAGTTCTCATTTCCTTCTTTACTATTGCAGGTGTTCAATTAAATTTATCAATATTAAAAGAAGTAGGTTTAATTGGTATTGTATATGTAATAGTAAGAGTAGTAGGAAAGATGTTGGGTGCGTTTTTAGGATCAAAAATTGCAAATTTTCCAAAGACCGTGCAAAAATATTTAGGTTTTACATTAATTCCACAAGCTGGTGTTGCAATAGGACTTTCTATGGTAGCTCAAAACACCTTACCATCTCCCTATGGAGCACAGGCTAGGACAATTGTTTTAGCAGGTACGGTAATATATGAATTAGTTGGTCCTATGATTACAAAAATAGCTCTTATCAAAGCAGGAGAAATAGAAGTAGGCAAATAG
- a CDS encoding DNA-3-methyladenine glycosylase, with the protein MKLKRDFYNRDTVIVAKELLGKTLVHNINGKVLKGKIVETEAYLGVIDKAAHSYGGKRTARVEIMYGPSGRAYIYIIYGMYYLLNVVTKEEGTPEAVLIRGIEPLEGIEDMALNRYKKSLDELTKKQIINLTNGPGKLSKAMNIEKSLNGEDLCGDRLYIEEGLNDKFDIITDKRIGIDYAEEARDFPLRFYIESNKYVSKILKK; encoded by the coding sequence TTGAAACTAAAAAGAGATTTTTATAATAGAGATACTGTGATTGTAGCTAAGGAACTTCTTGGTAAAACTTTAGTACACAATATAAATGGAAAGGTATTGAAAGGGAAAATTGTTGAAACAGAAGCTTATTTAGGTGTTATTGATAAAGCAGCTCATTCTTATGGAGGCAAAAGAACAGCAAGAGTTGAAATCATGTATGGTCCTTCAGGAAGAGCATATATATATATAATATATGGTATGTATTATCTTCTTAATGTGGTGACTAAGGAAGAGGGAACCCCAGAAGCAGTGCTCATAAGAGGAATAGAGCCATTAGAAGGAATTGAGGATATGGCATTGAACCGTTATAAAAAGTCATTAGATGAACTTACAAAAAAGCAAATAATAAATTTAACCAATGGACCGGGAAAACTTTCTAAAGCAATGAATATTGAAAAGTCTTTAAATGGAGAAGATCTATGTGGTGATAGATTGTATATTGAAGAGGGGTTAAATGATAAATTTGATATAATAACTGACAAGAGAATAGGAATTGACTATGCTGAAGAAGCTAGAGATTTTCCCCTTAGATTTTATATAGAAAGCAATAAATATGTTTCAAAAATATTGAAAAAATAA
- a CDS encoding vWA domain-containing protein, whose product MFEFDEQILIEESKKHFEEFLRKQQRSLATFTGDSSLMYISHPKFERFLLDPSKGVLYLPLQSFLDRKLDENQIMWHIYYELALYPDWKKQTKKYLNRKNDWQKEIDRMTIYILARIKKEGLEKDQAYQPKIILNYVRKEILDLLRLLDKQVAFLRVLQMCPIYRDEENFEKIASYMEQVGKTIESILKMPRHRAFANSFLIIELYQVEPKIKGCAQNPFDRKIFNQPFFDFIHYQLVRQINNDQGIVERDQFLRSFIFPVFEQLWKEEIDDMIFYKSKRQQKEKLKGNKNPFEQSEVDEIIDSFESTQEEEEKILEEMLDKRDQISVSVKNTREGKVDLTPYGISQTDQQLFQFYSNKMKSEREQMRKFWEKLIGDAKKEINVKKDGQIKGKLDIDNFIDYYPDFVEAEKKGNYKNLPIFNRYLLEPQTDILPERIEISFVIDNSGSMNESKIEAARKALAVTLLSIDDFNRYLKINGKQLNQKVEVLSETWFFGSKYYNVKEFNDNNGKEKEKSDIIRSIVKLDATDGATDDASCLREISNSIMPIQESELKKGKQMKIVFEITDGASSFPGSTKEAVQELISKNVEIYAFQIGKNIKTNEKIFNFVWNEGYKQPRGIMVGEQVEKLPKELLKAVGKNLQSIFNK is encoded by the coding sequence ATGTTTGAATTTGATGAACAAATCCTAATCGAAGAATCTAAAAAACATTTTGAAGAATTTTTGCGAAAACAGCAACGCTCATTAGCTACATTTACAGGAGATTCTAGTTTGATGTATATTTCCCATCCTAAATTTGAAAGATTTCTATTAGACCCTTCAAAGGGGGTTTTATATTTGCCACTTCAAAGCTTTTTGGATAGGAAATTAGATGAAAATCAAATAATGTGGCATATCTACTATGAGTTAGCCCTCTATCCTGATTGGAAAAAGCAAACTAAAAAATATCTGAATAGAAAAAATGATTGGCAGAAAGAAATTGATCGGATGACAATTTATATTCTAGCTAGGATAAAAAAAGAAGGGTTAGAAAAAGATCAGGCATATCAACCCAAAATTATTTTGAATTATGTGAGAAAAGAAATTCTTGACTTATTACGTTTACTGGATAAGCAAGTAGCGTTCTTAAGGGTTTTGCAGATGTGTCCTATATATAGGGATGAAGAAAATTTTGAGAAAATTGCTTCATATATGGAACAAGTAGGTAAAACCATAGAGTCCATTCTTAAAATGCCTAGACATAGAGCTTTTGCAAATAGTTTTTTAATCATTGAATTATATCAAGTAGAGCCTAAAATAAAAGGATGTGCCCAAAATCCCTTTGATAGAAAAATTTTTAATCAACCTTTTTTTGACTTTATTCATTATCAATTAGTTAGACAGATTAATAATGATCAGGGAATTGTAGAAAGAGATCAATTTCTTCGTTCATTTATCTTTCCAGTTTTTGAACAATTGTGGAAAGAAGAAATTGATGACATGATATTTTATAAATCAAAAAGACAGCAAAAAGAAAAACTTAAAGGAAATAAAAATCCTTTTGAACAATCTGAAGTAGATGAGATAATAGATTCATTTGAATCTACCCAAGAAGAAGAGGAAAAGATTTTAGAAGAAATGCTAGATAAAAGAGACCAAATAAGCGTAAGTGTAAAAAATACCAGGGAAGGTAAGGTTGATTTAACTCCTTATGGGATTAGTCAAACAGATCAACAATTGTTTCAGTTTTATTCAAATAAAATGAAATCGGAAAGGGAACAAATGCGTAAATTTTGGGAAAAGCTTATAGGAGATGCTAAAAAAGAAATAAATGTAAAAAAAGATGGTCAAATAAAGGGAAAGTTAGATATTGATAATTTTATTGACTATTATCCAGATTTTGTAGAGGCTGAAAAAAAGGGCAATTACAAAAATCTTCCGATTTTCAACCGATATTTACTAGAGCCTCAAACAGATATATTGCCTGAGAGAATAGAGATTTCTTTTGTGATAGACAATTCAGGCTCAATGAATGAATCAAAAATTGAGGCAGCAAGAAAAGCTTTGGCAGTGACATTACTGTCAATAGATGATTTCAATCGGTATCTGAAAATTAATGGAAAACAATTAAATCAAAAAGTAGAAGTTTTAAGCGAAACTTGGTTTTTTGGCAGTAAGTATTATAATGTTAAAGAATTTAACGATAATAATGGAAAAGAAAAAGAAAAAAGTGATATAATTCGCTCAATTGTAAAGTTAGATGCAACAGATGGAGCTACTGATGATGCTAGTTGCCTTAGGGAAATATCTAATAGCATTATGCCCATACAGGAAAGTGAACTTAAAAAAGGTAAACAAATGAAGATAGTTTTTGAAATTACAGATGGCGCGTCAAGTTTTCCAGGGTCTACAAAAGAAGCTGTACAGGAGTTGATATCTAAGAATGTTGAAATATATGCATTTCAAATAGGTAAAAATATTAAAACCAATGAAAAAATATTTAATTTCGTATGGAATGAAGGATATAAACAACCACGGGGGATAATGGTCGGCGAACAAGTAGAAAAACTACCTAAAGAATTGCTAAAAGCAGTAGGAAAAAACCTGCAATCAATTTTTAACAAATAA